The following are from one region of the Channa argus isolate prfri chromosome 6, Channa argus male v1.0, whole genome shotgun sequence genome:
- the LOC137128651 gene encoding ATP-sensitive inward rectifier potassium channel 1-like: MCGSLSRRIRDCLSSRKNNRTRLVGKDGRCNIAYGNIKYANHYAFVADFWTTLVEIQWRYVLLFFIGSFTITWFLFALLWYWIAKNNGDLYWQNPSSDHKPCIWGVWGLTTAFLYSLETQTTIGYGVRAVTPYCPGGVALVTIQAVFGAFFNCFMCGLVMSKISSPKKRGKTITFSEMAVISPKNGSLCLSIRVANLRKSLMIGSQIYGKLLRTKNTLDGETVIIDQVNIDFMVDAGKDSLFFVYPFTLHHIIDKNSPFFEMTEDTLHKQDFELVVFLDGTAESTSSSHQVRTSFVPQEIMWGYDFLPIISKSKDDKYRVDFSNFSKVVPVTTAESTYCFYNISSHLPHPSDGYDNQGFEVIEIGDRSHVTTM; encoded by the coding sequence atgtgtggaTCCTTGAGCAGACGTATTAGGGACTGTCTGTCAAGCCGAAAAAACAACAGAACCAGACTAGTGGGCAAAGATGGTCGATGCAACATTGCATACGGAAACATCAAGTACGCCAATCACTATGCATTTGTGGCGGATTTCTGGACCACTTTAGTGGAGATCCAATGGCGTTATGTTCTCTTGTTCTTCATTGGTTCGTTCACCATCACCTGGTTCCTTTTTGCCCTGCTGTGGTATTGGATTGCCAAAAACAATGGAGACCTGTATTGGCAAAACCCCTCCTCAGACCACAAACCATGTATTTGGGGGGTTTGGGGACTCACCACAGCGTTCCTCTACTCCCTTGAAACCCAGACAACTATAGGATATGGTGTGAGAGCAGTCACACCTTATTGCCCAGGGGGGGTGGCCCTAGTCACCATCCAGGCCGTTTTTGGAGCCTTTTTTAACTGCTTCATGTGTGGGCTCGTCATGTCGAAAATCTCTTCACCTAAAAAGAGGGGAAAGACCATTACGTTTAGTGAAATGGCTGTCATCAGCCCCAAAAACGGTTCTCTTTGCTTATCAATCAGAGTGGCCAACCTGCGGAAGAGCCTGATGATAGGAAGCCAGATCTATGGCAAGCTGCTgagaacaaaaaacacactagATGGGGAGACAGTCATCATTGACCAGGTCAACATTGACTTCATGGTGGATGCGGGGAAGGACAGCCTCTTCTTCGTATACCCTTTCACCCTCCACCACATCATCGACAAGAACAGCCCTTTTTTTGAGATGACGGAGGACACGCTTCACAAGCAAGACTTTGAGCTGGTCGTTTTCCTAGATGGCACAGCAGAGTCCACCAGCTCTTCCCACCAAGTGCGGACCTCCTTTGTTCCTCAGGAGATCATGTGGGGCTACGACTTCTTGCCTATCATCTCTAAAAGCAAGGACGACAAGTATAGAGTAGATTTCTCCAACTTCTCCAAGGTGGTGCCCGTGACCACTGCAGAGAGTACCTACTGTTTCTACAACATCAGCAGTCATCTTCCCCACCCCAGTGATGGCTATGACAACCAGGGCTTTGAGGTGATTGAAATCGGCGATCGATCACATGTCACAACAATGTGA